The genome window gttattatttataatttcatgtttttttccattattaattgctatttgcatgcagtaaattattaagataccctttgtttgcacttgcagagccagatgtctgaactgaaatgagaaagaatttgaaaaaccatagatcgttggagaatgtgagccacgaaggttcccgcctggctggtacctctgtgctttgaaggcgcatgctgttgttgtaaataacacaaacatattcgctgcatcTATAATGtatgactttccaattagggaaaatacTTTCTCAGGTATTTTAACTGAACCgtaactatttgccacgccaaatttggaaaataaacatatttttcctcgaaggtctgagggaagacacggggtagaccttgccttcccttcatctctcctgcagaccttcgttccaaaaatgctattgactataggtacgcaccgtccttcccttcgatcttcttCGCTAAaccttcacgactcttggtacgggccttaaacatttcaacgcccaagcacacatatttgacaaggctttcataggagttgtggccaacagggctagttttatgactctggtggtaatctgactcttcctctgtgccataaacctgaaagaacactcattaaaacaCAACTGGTCTCCTTTAAGCATTATCCTAAGAGGTAGAACAGGTAATGTGCTAGAAGATATAGGTCAGTGTTGTCAGACATTCCAAATGCCTTAACCCTTGCCTTGTGCGCGGGACGGGacacgactatcccctcaggtgcagtcaggcagcccaatggggggtctcttttaacagctgtatctcaaaaactattcatcacagctaaaaaccaaaaacaccattggaaagaggaggtccagatctatggGAGTCGGTTATGtgtgcctctcttgcgaacgtacatacacgttcagggagtgttgaatgagaacacttacgtcggtgcgtgcaggatgatcagccatattgagggaactgtggacatctctccttcagactctagcaagggagtattgccaactgcaatatttacaactatttggtcaaagaatcagtcaggtgataggtgaagctatgcaaaaatgccgctatattgggcaagaacatccaccagttactcgtccgtagatttgctgcgctgggctgatatgattttccaccaaatttagtgaagagcccactcaattggcaatcctgtgttgtgaggattagtgttggaacactctcatacgcgggagatttgagtgcaggtggagcttgcagcaagcgtttagcaccaccagcaaatacacctaacgctcgctgcgagcgtttagcaatgaaagggttaagcttCAAATTCTTAGTGCTGAGTAATATTAATAAGTTTGGAAGACTATAAGCATGCAGAGAAAGGCACAGTGCTCAGTTCAAACCCTGCACACTGCCACTGATCAAGCAGTCTGAGTGAATGCTTGCTACTCCATACATGCCATTCTAATTACTGCTCACATATGGACACAAAATATCTTCAGAAATATGTGTGCTATAACCTGACACAACAGGCAAGTGTTATGGACTGGCTACCACCTAAATATTAATGGATGTTTGCAGTCATACGATAGATCTGTTGACCCTTAGACAGCGGCAGTACTGGAAGAGTAGCTTCCCCAAAATTAATTGTCTATATATAGTTACGCCACATATGAGATGTTTTAACAATCGTCTTtatatagattctaccgcaatctggaagtgttgttatatttctgtcaTACTAAacggactgactgaattttggaccgtctatataGAGTTTCACTGCCGTCTAAAGGCTAATGCTTCTTTTATGTGGTGCCCTGTAAAGGCTACCATTGCATTTTCTTTCAGACCTTATCAAGTGTTGGAAGATATTTCACGGCCAAACAGTCATCCAACCCTGCGATTTGTTCCATTTGCCTCTCCAGTCAGCTACCAGAGGCCACAAATTCAAGGTGTCTACATCAGTTTACTTCCATTGACTGCAGGACACCATTTTTCAGCAACAGAGTTATATCCTTTTGGAATTCCCTTGCagataaagtaaaagaaacaaacacaccTTCCAGTTTCAAGTCTGCCCTACACACTCACTTCTCTAATATGCTCTATGATTTCCAAGACTGAACACAAGTACGTACATTGCTTATGCCACATCCTTTCAGACCATGCAGTCACATGTAGCTGTCCCatgcattttatttgtattttttttatatattttttagagcAAGGGAGACGGCTCAAAGACACAAAACAAGAAGTCAACAAAAAAGCCCGACATGCGATGCTCCAATAACAGAAACAGAATAagatgccaaaagagaggtcaatttttagagaagtgtcttgacactcctctcttgaaaaggtcaagtcataggcaggaggatatacagacaaggaaaggctgtttcagagtttaccagcggaagggacaAAAGAacgaagatggtggttaacttttgcataagggatttggagagtataggggtgagcaagaggagaaagtcgagtgcagcggggtcgctggtggggggaggcatgcagttaataagttcagaagagcagtcagcttgaaaatatcaGCGTGCCAGCAGTTTTTTGGCCTACCCAACTTTGTCTACAATATTTCCTTGTCAAGCCACAGAGAATGGCTGGGCTGACCAGTTGAGTAAACCAGGCAAGTTACTGTGATGATAAGAGCTCGGACGTCATGCAATCCCTTGGCACCACACTTTGAAGGTAATTTTGTAAGCTAGTGTGCGTGTAGTTTTGTCCCCAACACtttagtcaaaccatttcaaatagtccgtttgggcgtttgattctgcgggtcctttcctcccctctgctctgccacacagtcccagcacctgtcccttcctctcatatgttacctatagctaacatatgagaggaagggacaggtgttgggactgtgtggcagagcagaggggaggaaaggacccaaggaattgaacgcccaaacggactatttgaaatggtctGACTACAGCACTGATTGGAATGGTGCACACACAGACTGGTGGTGGAGCCCTTCTTACTAACCTGGCATCAGTGAACACCACTATGTGCTCACAGTTGCCGACGTGGAGGAAGACATATGGGTACCCCAGACGCAGCTTCAAGTCCCTTAGACACGTATCCTCCATCCTCTTCGTCACCAATgggcctgtgtgtgtatgtgtgtaaggaaggaaaaaaagattcaTGCCAGATTATTGGAAATGCCAGACTATCGGACAGAACTATCTCCATTACCTCCATTATATCCGACTCAGCAACATAGTCTACACCTAAGATCAACCCCAAGACTGAGGGCCACTtccacagttcgccatgatgggtcaGTAAGCTTCCGAACCATACCAAAGACTTCGAGAATTCCTTGTGTGGTATTTTGCATTCATATTTACATTcagaaatttgaggaaaccaAACGAAGACTGAatggaagcatgtatgaattttgaGTCAAGACTGTTTCGGgctttgttatgttttgttagatcaagttaggttaagtttagggtatcttcaaacacatgacagccatccccttatggtataaatcaacagagaatgacctcactttgttatatagaaagtctcatttgtaagaaagcatacatgaattttctgagtcaagcaagacctatagtgtttgttttggttttgttaggacacgttaggttaagtttaaggtatgAATGGTTTGGTTCAGGCCATTACAAACCActcactgtgttggactgtgaaattggctCTCAGTCCAGACCAGTACCATATTGTCATGCATATAtaccatgcaacacacacacacaacactaacAACAGCACCATGCAGCGGGTGAGTTAGGCGATCTGCTCACTCTCAAGCAGGGCCCTGTTGTCCAAGACTTTCAACTCAAGATCCTCCCTATCCTGTCCAACTTTTTAATGCAAAGGTTAGCCAGGAGTTTCAATCTCTCGTCACTTTCACTAGTAATCTCTGGAAAGCTCATTCAAACTTCTCCCTAtcctgtccaactttctaatgtaaGGGTTAACCAGGAGTTTCAATCTCTCATCACTTTCACTAGTAAACCCTGGAAGGCTCATTCAAACTTCTCCCTATCCTGTCCAACTTctaatgcaagggttaaccaggaGTTTCAATCTCTCATCACTTTCACTAGTAAACCCTGGAAGGCTCACTTAaacttctccctctcactctttgtATGGAGCTCTTGATATATCTCTTTAAGTTATACATAAAGTAACTAGATTGTTCACTGTACCTATCTCACTCCTCTTCTGAGCCCATTTCCTGATGACCTCACTGTAGTCCTTTGCACTGGGATGCCTCATGTCATTGTAAAAGACTCCATTGATGTATATGAAGCTGGAAGGGAACTCTGTctgtaaaaggagagagagatttatagtaTTGATCGTTTCCTGGTGACGGCAAGTTTAGGTAATTCACATTTGAGTAAGTCAGACTCCAacggtttggacatgtaaagagagcaggtgaggatacattgctgggagttgtggagagattagaggtagaaagAAGAtcagttggtagacctagaaaAATgtggaggtgtatacaggaagacttggcattgatgggattggatgactatcaggcagaagacagagtagaatggaggagagccataaagggTCCAACCGctaggaagagtgaaaacggacattaaacgaaatgatgatgatgattttgtgCTATTCAAGACCTGCTCACCATATTACATCATTTTGTGTTGATTATTTTCTTGCTACAGAACTGGCTCTTGTGCTGCTATGGGTCTCAACACGGTAGaagtgacgggctaaatttgtgacgttaccgtgtagcagcgacgggccaaatttgtgccatgatttaaaccccccaaaatagatgatacataaactgatcacaaatgcttcgatatatattatgaaacggtttgtgtgaggggtgattttttctcatttttctcgcttagagggaccattaagacatgatccccactgctaccgggttaatgttagAACAAACTGCCTTCATCACCTTTAATTGTCTTCTGGGTGTGGTGAATAAAATACTGTAAGGACTCAACTAAGAAATGCTCTCATGGTACAGTTCCACATCTCACCTAACAGCTACAATATATTTGGCAGAGGAATGAATCTCAGGTTGTAGAAAAGAAGAAGCTGAAGCAGTTTTAGTACTAACagtattatcataatcattataaatattatcattattactattattattattattagtggtagtagcagtaatagcagcagtagtagtagtagtagtagtagtagtagtagtagtaatagagctgtttcttttgctgtaaaaaaaaaagtagtagtaggacAGTTTGAGGTAGCAGGttgaggtagaggtagagggcagaagaccaccaggaaggccaaggaagacgtggagaaaggtggtggaggaagatatgaggaggctgaacaccacggaagaaatggctatggaccggcaacagtggaggagggtcatatcccgtccaaccccaccatagggaataaatggacgttgaacgatgatgatgatgatgatgatgatagtacgGGTTGAGAATCCCTTATTCGAAATCCCTGGGACTGAATGTGTTGCAGATTTcagattttttcatattttatatttttgtttgaatctaaattaaatgaaaactgAAAATGGGGGttattcacgagagggtagcctactgattttgagatgctgactgcttctttctggacaaaatatgatgctgtttattatgcaGATAGTATTTTCTCCGGAATGATTGCCTTTTCGATTCCCAGTTGTGCACCCGccgctgcagccgcaaaatagctcgcagaaaggttcaacttgctcactgtttctgtatttcactcactgctcacaaagatcacaagtggacaaactagaacaaaaccaggcaaattaatgtttttcctgctgtgtattccccgtGTGTGCATGCGTACTGAACAGCAGAgagacttatttctgcgaggaggtatttctcgcaacaccgaccCGTGTATAGTGGACTGCCACCCCCATGTCCCGTCTTGCGCTGCGTTATGTATTTCCGCCGCCCCGCACTtcatgccgaataaatttaaactaaccaaacctaactttacgtacaccatttgttccgtatttggctgtctgaatggttaagcagttatattcagtattttaaaactgtggTGAGCACAATTTTTGGTGAACAACAAaaagtccataaaattatgtttgtcaagggttgtcctgaaatacgtgtaaaatacgcgtcgtaacgtccctcccccttcctcatgcctccaccagcagcggctgtcagtcatggcaggctagagaaattttaaGAGTTACCAACCGTTCCTTAAAATATtgattcgttctgtattggagaatgggatgttgcgttccttaATTTTTTAGCTGATGGTGGCAACCCAAAgagactctattcccattgttttccgctttGAGCACTCTCCTCCTGTgccgaacaaagggaacccatgctCACGTCTTCAACTtgtacagagacacgccagtccttgtTGAAAGACCGACTTGGTTGGCAAGGCTGACATCAGTCAATAGAGTtggtctatcggcatcctcccctcccctgcatgAGCCATCACCCAGCAAGGGTCTGTGGTCTCTCCTCGGAGGTACGTACGCGCTTGACCCTGACAGCCTCCATATGGCCCGTGTCCCTACCCGTAaggtggtgaaaaaaaaaaaaaaaaaaaaaaaaaaaaaaaaaaaaaaaaaaaatcatgtcggCATCAAAAGACTCGGATTTTGGAATTTTGGATAAAGGATTCTcaatctgtagtagtagtagtagtacaggtaCCTCTTGTTTTATGCAAACTTAAAATATGCAAATTTAGTTAAACGTGATGTTAAAAGGGCAGTCCTTTATTTCGCCCTCATAACTCTGTCGTCTTCAATTCTATGGGTATAACTTCCAACAGAATCTGAATCATACACACTGCAACAGAATACCTATGCTCAACCTCAACGCTCTACCCATCATTCACCTTCACTTATCAATTCTATATTCTATGTATGCAGCAGTTACTCGCAGCAAATATTTTGGAACCTCTTCAGAAACATTGACCCAAAGTGGCTGCATGCACAGCTGATACCTAACAGTGGCCCTTCCCAGGAATGACAACAATGAACACATCACTAACGACAGCAGTGGGGATGTACTTGATGTTCTTGTACTCAGGGAGGGGTGACAGGTCCTGGCCCACAGCAAGGGTGTTGATGCACACTATGCTGTCACGTAGCTCAGTCAGCTTCTGAGAGCCAAGTAGCAGCAGCTCCTGGCTATGCTTGGGGAAGGTGCtgccaaaagaaagagaaaaataaactttCAGATGGATGTGTCTTTAACCCCTtaactgcagatttcctacaagaagacatcaccaagctacaggagtgaagCAACAAGTGGCTGATACAAtccactgaagaaaaatgtaaagtcctgcaccttgggaggggaaatccagcatatcagtaccacatgggaaacactccactatccaccacagaggcagagaaagacctgggagtatatgctaccaggctaccagtgaaaggcaAATCTCTGACAATCGCAGTGGATGGGCTAAAACAGCTTTCAATGGATATATTTTGTTGCTATCAGGTTTTGAGATGTGGGATGATAGTACAGTACTCCCTCCTCATACATGGTGCTAGGTACCATATAGCACTGAaagggttaacccggtagcagcgactggccaaatttgtggctttaccgtgaagcagagacaggccaaatttgtggctttaccgtgaagcagcgacacgccaaatttgtggctttaccgtgtagcagcgacgggccaaatttgtggctttaccgtgtagcagcgacaggccaaatttgtggctttaccgtgaagcagcgacaggccaaatttgtggctttaccgtgcagcagcaacaggccaaatttgtggctttaccgtgcagcagcaacaggccaaatttgtggctttaccgtgaagcagcaacaggccaaatttgtggctttaccgtgaagcagcaacaggccaaatttgtggctttaccgtgcagcagcaacaggccaaatttgtggctttaccgtgtagcagcgacgggccaaatttgggccatgatttaaaccccctaaaatagatgatacataatctgatcacaaatgcttggatacatattatgaaatggtttgtgagtggtgatttttttcatttttctcacttggggggaccataaagaaacatgatccctgctgctaccgggttaaggttctTCTACGCCTTGACAAAACCATTGGAACACCCTTGTGGCACTGAAAAAGTTATTGGACGATCTGATCAACTTTTGTATGTGTGTGAAGGGTTGACAATATGCTGCAAATAGAGTACAGATTGATAATTAATTGTTCTCTTTACACTCACCTTTGAAACTTGTTGCCGTACATCCTCTTGTGGAAAGGTCTGTGCACCCTCACGTTGATCACAATCTCATTTAGGTCCTCTGGCAGCCCTTCCTTGGCACCAACAGGTGGGTCGGGGGAACCTCCACTGTTTTCCACCTGTTTAAAATATCGGGAGTTATTTTTCATGCTAGTATTTGCTATTGAAGTTGTCACCGAGATTCCTAGCAATCCACAGAGCAAGGATTTGATATTTCCAAGTTAGAATAAAAACATACATGGCAATTTTACAGATAGACTTTACCTATTCAAGTATTTCCATTACCTGACAGCAGCATGAAATATCACAAACAGCAACATTCTTCAGTTACACGCACCATAATAAACTGAACTGTAATTAACGTTGGCCCCCTACAAATACGCAGtcattaacccgtctgctgcgattggcacggatttgtctttcactggtagcctggtaacatatactcccaggtctttctctgcctctgtggtggatagtggagtgtttcccatgtggtattggtatgctggatatcccctacaaaggtgcaggactttatatttttcttcattgaattgtagcagccactttttgctccattcttgaagcttggtgatgtcttcttgtaggaaatcctcaTCTAAGGGGTTAAAATCTCACTTTGATATTGGGTACTTGGCACGAAGTCTCCAGCATTTTACTTTTCAATATCAAAAGCTTTAGCGTTTAATATCAGGTGAATTATTTACAGTAAAACCCCGCCTATTTGGCCCCTGGGTATCCAGAAACTCCATGTATACTTTAACTTTTTAATATCTTGTTTCTTACCAAAACCTACACCTCACCACAGCTAAAACATTCTCATCTACCCCCTTCAACCTCCCCTTAGGATCACTAAAGGACAGGTGAACATAAGCAACCTTTAGATCTTTGCACTCTATAGTTTTTTGAGAGGTTTGAAGTTGCCAGAATATATATTTGAGAACAAAGGAATACTTCACAAGGTAAGGAAGGAGCAGGATCTGGGTGCATTTATAAAACCAGACTAAACCTTTTGGCTGTGGatatcctacaagaagacatcaccaagctacaggagtggaacaaaaagtggctgctacagttcaataaagaaaaatgtagttatgcatcttgggaggggaaatccagcatataccaataccacatgggaaacactccactatccaccacaggcagagaaagacctgggacaatATGTTAcctggctaccagtgaaggccaaatctgtgccaatcgcagcggacaggttaaccaAAGTTCTTATCCATAAAGATCTTGCTTTGGACAATGTGGAAATGAGTGTGTATGTCTGGTGGGCAGAGGAGCAACAGCTGGTAAGGGTTGTGATGCCTGTAAATAAACTGCCATACAAGTTGTGTCGCTCCCTGctgctgtggccttggaaaatagttgtagtgggagcccgagacgtttaacccggtagcagcgacgggccaaatttgtggctttactgtgtaacagcgatggtccaaatttgtggcttttccgtgtagcagtgacggtccaaatttgtgccatgattttaacccccaaaaatagatgatacataaactgatcacaaatgctttgatatatattatgaaatggtttgtgtgaggggtgattttttctcatttttctcgcctagagggaccattaagaatcatgatccccgctgctaccgggttaataatatGTACCTAAGACTCACCAGCCGCAGTGTGTTGAAGTATTTGAGGTTTCTGTTCCTGAGTTGAGCGTAGTCTGCAATATTCTTCCTCCGGGAGTGTTCCTCGGCCAGGGATGCCAGAGTGTGCAGCGTGTCTTTACCTCCTTCAGGAATGTACATGTCCTTGAATGAGCCTGGCGGGGGAAAGTCTGTCTGTAACTATTACCATCACGATAGTCAatccatttcaaatagtccgtttgggcgttcaaTTCCATgggccctttcctcccctctgctctgccacacagtcccaacacctgtcccttcctctcatatgttacctataggaaacatatgagaggaaaaaataggtgctgggagtgtgtggcagagcagaggggaggaaaggacccacggaaCTGAAcacccaaacggactatttgaaaagGTTTGACTACAGCACACATGAATATAAGCCTCCAAAGGGCCAGGCAgtctacacatggcagctcctgagaaCTAGTTATTcaccaagaggagggtatcaggacacctctcctcccaaaattgacccatctttcggccactcctcttgactcttgtaggagcagtgaatagcgggcttttttcattattgtttcctttttttttgccctttaacccggtagcagcgacgggccaaatttgtggctttactgtgtagcggcgacgggccaaatttgtggctttactgtgtagcggcgacgggccaaatttgtgccatgatataaaccccccaaaattgatgatacataaactgaccacaaatgctttgatatatattatgaaatggccagcgtgaggggtgattttttctcatttttctcgcttagagggaccattaagaaacatgatccccgctgctactgggtgaactgtttcctctcctgtaaaataaaaataaaaaattgtgCCACTAGTCCATGAATCTATCTAATACACAAGGGTACGAAGAGCATACAAGAGGTTGAGAACTTGCAATTCATCATCCACCTTTTTCACCGCTAAATCTAGTAGGCTAAGACACACTGGGACACAAGGGGAATATAAGAGGCCCACACATCGCAGCACATCCCTCACAGCACCACTGCTCACTTCCAACTGGCAGCAGGATGAAAGGTGGATGTGTGGAAGAgggaatcaagacacctctccacccaaaattgacgtctcttttggctactctttactgttgtCTATTACTgttgtctattatgggagtggtgagtagcgggcttttttttttcttttttttttttttttcactattgatGCAAAAGGAAAGTGGAGCTTAACCCCTTGacctcctacaagaagacatcaccaagctacaggagtggagcaacaagtggctgctacaattcaatgaagaaaaatgtaaagtcctgcaccttgggagggaaaatccagcttaccaataccacatgggaaacactccactatccaccacagaggcaga of Eriocheir sinensis breed Jianghai 21 chromosome 2, ASM2467909v1, whole genome shotgun sequence contains these proteins:
- the LOC126998437 gene encoding snRNA-activating protein complex subunit 3-like, whose protein sequence is MEDIYSLKGVPGVCEEPLDLKEYFERYAHALAASPLQGSRLGTQEALRKCFPPPPPDGTEDPFDLEKLEAACSPDLLTVRDELGPGTAQLPAKKSGRFHNWYTGSFKDMYIPEGGKDTLHTLASLAEEHSRRKNIADYAQLRNRNLKYFNTLRLVENSGGSPDPPVGAKEGLPEDLNEIVINVRVHRPFHKRMYGNKFQSTFPKHSQELLLLGSQKLTELRDSIVCINTLAVGQDLSPLPEYKNIKYIPTAVTEFPSSFIYINGVFYNDMRHPSAKDYSEVIRKWAQKRSEIGPLVTKRMEDTCLRDLKLRLGYPYVFLHVGNCEHIVVFTDARMLHKSDVQNPARYPVSWGQPRKLSARCQLCYLNLANWIAKGDPRLPLEYSLLCQRCLKAFCYDKYGKKEHTLRVYPFMDEFVQQQRTYEVL